A single window of Eucalyptus grandis isolate ANBG69807.140 chromosome 1, ASM1654582v1, whole genome shotgun sequence DNA harbors:
- the LOC104437320 gene encoding 60S acidic ribosomal protein P3, translating to MGVFTFVCRSSGDEWTAKQVSGDLEACAASTFELQRKLVQSAVAADSSGGVQSSFALVTPSSAVFQVIIGGGGGGGFIGGGAAAAAPAGGAAPAAEAPPAEEKKEEKEESDDDMGFSLFD from the exons ATGGGAGTCTTCACCTTCGTCTGCAGGAGCTCCGGCGACGAGTGGACGGCGAAGCAGGTCTCCGGCGACCTCGAGGCCTGCGCCGCCTCCACCTTCGAGCTCCAGCGGAAGCTCGTCCagtccgccgtcgccgccgacTCCTCCGGCGGCGTCCAGTCCTCCTTCGCGCTCGTCACCCCTTCCTCCGCCGTTTTCCAG GTGATCATtggaggcggtggtggcggcggtttCATCGGAGGAGGTGCAGCTGCTGCAGCCCCCGCAGGTGGTGCAGCACCGGCTGCTGAAGCACCTCCAgcagaggagaagaaggaagagaaagaggagagtgATGATGACATGGGATTCTCTCTATTTGATTAG